A single window of Streptomyces cathayae DNA harbors:
- a CDS encoding alpha/beta fold hydrolase — translation MSATVSFEVTSPHGPQTVTLSYARVGRGEPLLLLHGIGHHRQAWDPVVDILATEREVIAVDLPGFGASPALPGGLAHDLPTMSAALGALCEELGLDRPHVAGNSLGGLLALELGRRNLVRSVTALSPAGFWTQAERRYAFGVLIGMRRLAERMPLPLVERLARSAAGRAALTSTIYARPGLRSPEAVVAETLALAGATGFTETLRAGTTVRFTDDVPGVPVTVAWGARDRLLIPRQGVRAKRVIPRARLVRLPGCGHVPMNDDPALVARVLLDGSR, via the coding sequence ATGTCCGCGACCGTCTCGTTCGAGGTCACCTCTCCGCACGGCCCGCAGACCGTGACCCTGTCCTACGCGCGCGTGGGCCGCGGCGAACCGCTGCTCCTGCTGCACGGCATCGGTCACCACCGCCAGGCCTGGGACCCGGTCGTGGACATCCTCGCCACCGAGCGCGAGGTGATCGCCGTGGACCTGCCCGGCTTCGGCGCCTCCCCGGCGCTGCCGGGCGGCCTCGCCCACGACCTGCCCACCATGAGCGCCGCCCTGGGCGCCCTGTGCGAGGAGCTGGGGCTCGACCGGCCGCATGTCGCGGGCAACTCGCTGGGCGGACTTCTGGCGCTGGAGCTCGGCCGCCGAAACCTCGTACGGTCCGTCACCGCGCTCTCCCCCGCCGGGTTCTGGACTCAGGCCGAGCGACGCTACGCCTTCGGCGTACTGATCGGGATGCGGCGCCTCGCGGAGCGGATGCCGCTGCCGCTGGTCGAGCGGCTCGCCCGCTCGGCGGCCGGGCGGGCGGCGCTGACCAGCACCATCTACGCCCGTCCGGGACTCCGTTCGCCCGAGGCGGTGGTCGCCGAGACGCTCGCACTGGCCGGCGCCACCGGTTTCACCGAGACACTCCGGGCGGGCACCACGGTGCGCTTCACCGACGACGTGCCCGGCGTCCCGGTCACCGTCGCCTGGGGTGCCCGCGACCGGCTGCTCATCCCCCGTCAGGGGGTCCGCGCCAAGCGGGTGATCCCCCGGGCGCGGCTGGTCCGGCTGCCCGGCTGCGGTCACGTCCCCATGAACGACGACCCGGCACTGGTCGCCCGCGTCCTGCTCGACGGCAGCCGCTGA
- a CDS encoding sensor histidine kinase has translation MVTVLRALLRGATYSRLLHLWVPWLPFSIWIFIYPDAPWVPALVLLPLGLIPSVRRVEGVQAQLMLTPGEREPGISQKPSATWQDRLRTVLWLAVRMMLMVVVGYVTVWPFFLAYLLGESAMGHVPEELPFLGGAQPHWAYALLVPIPLLAAGPLMVGIGELVTAAARRLLGPSPAERLAALEARTEQLLERTRIARELHDSIGHALTIAVVQAGAARAAGDPAFTDRALAAIEETGRAALEDLERVLGVLREARKPVSSRPTLTDADRLLESARASGAKVDAEVTGPVDTVPGPVSREGYRILQEALTNALRHAGTVPVRIRIRVADGTLFLEVRNPLPGDVPGPGRGSGLRGIRERAALLGGRARTGPDGGDWAVRVELPLAGAEMS, from the coding sequence ATGGTCACCGTTCTGCGGGCGCTCCTGCGTGGGGCGACGTACTCGCGCCTGCTCCACCTGTGGGTGCCCTGGCTGCCGTTCAGCATCTGGATATTCATCTACCCGGACGCACCCTGGGTGCCCGCGCTCGTGCTGCTCCCGCTGGGCCTGATTCCCTCGGTGCGCAGGGTCGAGGGCGTGCAGGCCCAGTTGATGCTGACGCCCGGCGAACGGGAGCCGGGGATCTCCCAGAAGCCGTCTGCCACATGGCAGGACCGGCTGCGGACCGTACTGTGGCTGGCGGTGCGGATGATGCTGATGGTGGTGGTGGGGTACGTCACGGTCTGGCCGTTCTTTCTGGCGTACCTCCTGGGTGAGAGCGCCATGGGACACGTGCCCGAGGAACTGCCCTTCCTAGGGGGCGCGCAGCCGCACTGGGCCTACGCCCTGCTGGTGCCGATCCCCCTGCTCGCGGCGGGGCCGCTGATGGTGGGGATCGGCGAGCTGGTCACCGCCGCCGCGCGCCGTCTGCTCGGCCCCTCCCCCGCCGAACGCCTGGCCGCCCTGGAGGCCAGGACCGAGCAGCTCCTGGAGCGCACCCGCATCGCACGCGAGCTGCACGACTCCATCGGCCACGCCCTGACGATCGCCGTCGTGCAGGCCGGCGCCGCGCGGGCGGCGGGCGACCCCGCCTTCACCGACCGGGCGCTGGCCGCCATCGAGGAGACCGGCCGGGCCGCCCTGGAGGACCTGGAGCGGGTCCTCGGCGTTCTGCGCGAGGCGCGGAAGCCGGTGAGCAGCCGGCCCACGCTCACGGACGCGGACCGCCTGCTGGAGTCCGCCCGGGCTTCCGGGGCGAAGGTCGACGCCGAGGTGACCGGCCCGGTGGACACCGTGCCCGGCCCTGTCTCCCGCGAGGGCTACCGCATCCTCCAGGAGGCGCTGACCAACGCGCTGCGGCACGCGGGGACGGTCCCCGTGCGGATACGGATCCGTGTCGCCGACGGCACCCTGTTCCTGGAGGTCCGCAACCCGCTGCCGGGGGACGTGCCCGGCCCCGGGCGCGGCAGCGGGCTGCGCGGCATACGGGAGCGCGCAGCCCTGCTCGGGGGCCGCGCGCGGACGGGTCCGGACGGGGGCGACTGGGCGGTGCGGGTCGAACTGCCGCTGGCCGGAGCCGAGATGAGTTGA
- a CDS encoding GntR family transcriptional regulator gives MGTTQLDTVPEPKYWQLRTVLSEALDSEFSVGEILPNERDLAARFGVARATLRQALEQLELEGRLERRRGVGTTVAPPRMGVAVGTAQHAWPGGPDDAWQTLDCTLETPSAAIAETLVTGRDEPVHTVRRSRVSQGRPVAAELLYVPAASVPGLSAIDAPSGAARARAVLRELRHLELERHENAVELGSARADEARELDRLPGAPVLVVTTRFIARGRVSALSVATYRADTCRLTFGDSGGVEIHDGPERRAS, from the coding sequence GTGGGGACCACGCAATTGGACACGGTGCCGGAGCCGAAGTACTGGCAGCTCAGGACCGTGCTCAGCGAAGCGCTGGACTCGGAGTTCTCCGTGGGCGAGATCCTGCCCAACGAGCGAGACCTCGCCGCCCGCTTCGGCGTGGCCCGTGCCACGCTGCGCCAGGCACTGGAGCAGCTGGAACTGGAAGGCAGGCTGGAGCGCCGCCGCGGTGTGGGCACCACCGTCGCCCCGCCGCGCATGGGTGTGGCCGTCGGCACGGCGCAGCACGCCTGGCCGGGCGGGCCCGACGACGCCTGGCAGACCCTGGACTGCACGCTCGAGACGCCGTCCGCGGCCATCGCCGAGACCCTGGTGACCGGCCGGGACGAGCCCGTGCACACCGTTCGGCGGTCCCGGGTGTCCCAGGGCCGGCCCGTCGCCGCCGAACTGCTGTACGTCCCGGCGGCCTCGGTGCCCGGCCTCTCGGCCATCGACGCCCCCTCCGGGGCGGCACGCGCGCGTGCGGTACTGCGGGAACTGCGCCACCTGGAGCTGGAGCGGCACGAGAACGCGGTGGAGCTCGGCTCCGCCCGCGCGGACGAGGCCAGGGAGCTGGACCGCCTGCCGGGCGCGCCCGTCCTCGTCGTCACCACCCGCTTCATCGCCCGGGGCCGGGTCTCCGCGCTCTCCGTGGCCACCTACCGCGCGGACACCTGCCGGCTGACCTTCGGCGACTCCGGGGGCGTGGAGATCCACGACGGCCCCGAACGCCGCGCTTCCTGA
- a CDS encoding ROK family transcriptional regulator has translation MSRLTGGAPSLLRRINSAVVLHALRATDCATLTEVTRVTGLSRPTVEGVVEGLIEAGLVVEAAAEEGTARRQGRPARRFRFRAEAGHLLGLEIGPHRVAALLADLDGRVIGAQAKEVGERVDADGRLERLRAAVAELLRRTGVPRDSLRAVGVGTPGIVEADGTVRLGTALPGWTGLGLGERLSRSFTCPVLVENDANAAVVAEHWKGVATGTDDVVFVLAGLSPGAGSLIGGRLHRGYGGAAGEIGALHLLGRGATPEKLLSTTDEPLHPLDEQAVAEVFARAREGDERALAAMDRFIQRLVHDVAALVLALDPELVVIGGWAAGLDGVLEPLRRELARYCLRPPKVALSRLGEAAVATGAVRLALDHVEAQLFAVEGTVTARR, from the coding sequence GTGAGTCGGCTGACCGGCGGGGCTCCCTCGCTGTTGCGGAGGATCAACTCCGCGGTGGTGCTGCACGCGTTGCGGGCCACGGACTGCGCGACGCTGACCGAGGTCACCAGGGTGACGGGGTTGTCACGGCCCACCGTCGAGGGCGTCGTGGAGGGCCTGATCGAGGCGGGCCTCGTCGTGGAGGCGGCGGCCGAGGAGGGTACGGCGCGGCGGCAGGGAAGGCCGGCCCGGAGGTTCCGGTTCCGGGCCGAGGCCGGGCATCTCCTGGGCCTGGAGATCGGGCCGCACCGGGTGGCCGCGCTGCTGGCCGATCTGGACGGCCGGGTGATCGGCGCCCAGGCCAAGGAGGTCGGTGAACGGGTCGACGCCGACGGGCGGTTGGAGCGGCTGCGCGCCGCCGTCGCCGAGTTGCTGCGCCGGACCGGGGTGCCGCGCGACTCGCTGCGGGCCGTGGGCGTGGGCACGCCCGGGATCGTCGAGGCGGACGGCACGGTACGGCTGGGCACGGCGCTGCCCGGGTGGACGGGGCTGGGGCTGGGCGAGCGGCTGAGCCGGTCCTTCACGTGCCCGGTGCTGGTCGAGAACGATGCCAACGCGGCGGTCGTGGCCGAACACTGGAAGGGCGTCGCCACCGGGACCGACGACGTGGTGTTCGTGCTGGCCGGCCTGAGCCCCGGCGCCGGTTCACTGATCGGGGGGCGACTGCACCGGGGGTACGGCGGGGCGGCCGGCGAGATCGGGGCACTGCATCTGCTGGGCCGCGGGGCGACCCCCGAGAAGCTGCTGTCCACCACGGACGAGCCGCTGCACCCGCTCGACGAGCAGGCGGTGGCCGAGGTCTTCGCCCGGGCCCGCGAGGGCGACGAGCGGGCCCTCGCGGCCATGGACCGCTTCATCCAGCGGCTGGTCCACGACGTGGCGGCGCTGGTGCTGGCCCTCGACCCGGAACTCGTCGTGATCGGTGGCTGGGCGGCGGGGCTGGACGGGGTCCTGGAGCCGCTGCGGCGTGAACTGGCCCGCTACTGCCTGCGTCCGCCGAAGGTCGCTCTGTCCCGTCTCGGGGAGGCGGCGGTGGCGACGGGCGCGGTGCGGCTCGCTCTGGACCATGTGGAAGCACAACTCTTCGCCGTGGAAGGCACGGTGACGGCCCGCCGGTAG
- a CDS encoding ABC transporter ATP-binding protein, which yields MTSIDVQNLTKEYGTRRAVDHLTFRVPPGRVTGFLGPNGAGKSTTMRLVLGLDHPTSGSATIGGRAYVTLREPLRHVGALLDAQAAHGSRTGRDHLRVLAASNRIPDRRVDEVLEETGLVPAARRRVRTYSLGMRQRLGIAAALLGDPAVVMLDEPSNGLDPEGIVWIRTLLRRLADEGRTVLVSSHLMNETAAFADHLVVLGRGRRLADTPVREFIRARVRPTVRVRTSDATALKDALAREGHAMVEHPDGHWTVPDARVDDIGRLASAAGVPILELAADEGTLEQAYLDLTAAETEFTAQPQEV from the coding sequence ATGACCAGCATCGACGTCCAGAACCTCACCAAGGAGTACGGCACCCGACGCGCCGTCGACCACCTCACCTTCCGCGTCCCGCCCGGCCGCGTCACCGGGTTCCTCGGCCCCAACGGCGCCGGGAAGTCCACCACCATGCGGCTGGTGCTCGGTCTCGACCACCCGACGTCCGGCTCCGCCACCATCGGCGGGCGCGCCTACGTCACGCTGCGCGAGCCGCTGCGCCACGTCGGCGCCCTGCTCGACGCGCAGGCCGCGCACGGTTCCCGCACCGGCCGTGACCACCTGCGTGTCCTGGCCGCGAGCAACCGCATCCCGGACCGCCGGGTCGACGAGGTGCTGGAGGAGACCGGCCTGGTACCGGCGGCCCGCCGCCGGGTGCGGACGTACTCCCTGGGCATGCGCCAGCGGCTGGGCATCGCCGCCGCGCTGCTCGGCGACCCGGCGGTGGTCATGCTCGACGAGCCCTCCAACGGCCTGGACCCGGAAGGCATCGTGTGGATCCGCACCCTGCTGCGCCGCCTCGCGGACGAGGGACGGACCGTCCTGGTCTCCAGTCACCTGATGAACGAGACCGCCGCCTTCGCCGACCACCTGGTCGTCCTCGGGCGGGGCCGGCGGCTGGCCGACACCCCGGTGCGGGAGTTCATCCGCGCACGGGTGCGGCCCACCGTCCGCGTCCGCACCTCCGACGCCACCGCCCTCAAGGACGCGCTCGCCCGGGAGGGCCACGCCATGGTGGAACACCCGGACGGGCACTGGACCGTGCCGGACGCGCGGGTGGACGACATCGGACGCCTCGCCTCCGCCGCAGGGGTGCCGATCCTCGAACTCGCGGCGGACGAGGGGACGCTGGAGCAGGCCTATCTGGACCTGACCGCGGCCGAGACCGAGTTCACCGCACAGCCCCAGGAGGTCTGA
- a CDS encoding RNA polymerase sigma-70 factor: MSTDTVTDAFEEHRPVLQGVAYRMLGRVADAEDVVQEAWLRWAGGDRSDVREPRAYLVRVTTRLAVDRLRQIKARGETYVGPWLPEPYATDFGDTAPDTAEQAVLADSVSLAVLVVMESLSPLERAVFVLREAFGYPYADIAAMLDRGEPAVRQLATRARKHVEDRRPRYDVDPARRRELTERFLAAAGGGDLEKLLELLAPDVRLVSDSGGKVSAALRVLETADKVGRFVLGVTRKSFQEDLSARFLELNGGPAALLLVGGTPDSVVQLEVADGRVQAVYVIRNPDKLRSLAADR; encoded by the coding sequence GTGAGCACCGACACCGTGACCGATGCCTTCGAAGAGCACCGTCCCGTCCTCCAGGGGGTCGCCTACCGCATGCTCGGCCGGGTGGCCGACGCCGAGGACGTGGTGCAGGAGGCGTGGCTGCGCTGGGCGGGCGGGGACCGGTCCGATGTCCGCGAGCCGCGCGCCTACCTGGTACGCGTCACCACCCGCCTCGCCGTCGACCGGCTGCGTCAGATCAAGGCGCGGGGCGAGACGTACGTCGGCCCGTGGCTGCCCGAGCCGTACGCCACCGACTTCGGCGACACCGCCCCGGACACCGCCGAGCAGGCGGTGCTCGCGGACTCGGTCTCGCTCGCCGTCCTGGTCGTCATGGAGTCCCTGTCCCCGCTGGAGCGCGCGGTGTTCGTCCTGCGCGAGGCGTTCGGCTACCCCTACGCCGACATCGCCGCCATGCTCGACCGCGGCGAACCGGCGGTGCGCCAGCTCGCCACGCGGGCCCGCAAGCACGTCGAGGACCGGCGTCCGCGCTACGACGTCGACCCCGCCCGGCGCCGCGAACTGACCGAGCGGTTCCTGGCGGCGGCCGGCGGCGGTGATCTGGAGAAACTCCTGGAGCTGCTCGCCCCCGACGTGCGCCTCGTCAGCGACAGCGGCGGCAAGGTCTCCGCCGCGCTGCGCGTCCTGGAGACCGCCGACAAGGTGGGCCGCTTCGTGCTCGGTGTCACCCGCAAGAGCTTCCAGGAGGACCTCTCGGCCCGCTTCCTGGAGCTCAACGGGGGACCCGCGGCACTGCTCCTCGTCGGCGGCACACCCGACTCCGTCGTCCAGTTGGAGGTCGCCGACGGGCGCGTCCAGGCGGTCTACGTCATCCGCAACCCCGACAAACTGCGTTCGCTGGCGGCGGACCGGTAG
- a CDS encoding alkaline phosphatase D family protein, which translates to MSHPSLPGRRALLRGSLAASAALALPTTVGVAPAFARSGRPDAKWGVQTGDVTRDSGLVWVRSDRPARMIVETSATESFRHSRRLPGPLLGPGTDFTGTVRLRGLPAGEQIHYRVRLADPDDPRRSGEPVTGTFRTASARRRDGVRFLWSGDLAGQGWGIDPGFGGYRIFEAMARLDPDFFLFSGDTVYADGPIPTTAALPDGRVWRNITTEEKSKVAETLAEFRGNFRYNLLDEHFRRFNAQVPSIVQWDDHEVRNNWYPGQRITDTDTRYTEKSVDVLAARARRAFGEYFPMSTLRPGAGEGRVYRVLRQGPLLDVFVLDMRTYRNANSPGDQTADPQGILGREQLQWLKRELARSRAVWKVIAADMPLGLIVSDTTEGAQHVEAVAQGDPGAPLGRELQIAELLRFIKHRRITGTVWLTADVHHTSAQHYQPARAAFDDFEPFWEFVSGPLNAGAFPASALDGTFGPERVFVKAPTASNVSPAGGYQFFGEVDIDGGSGELTVRLREQDGTVLHTKRLRPGLVGQ; encoded by the coding sequence ATGTCACACCCCTCGCTCCCCGGCCGTCGCGCCCTGCTGCGCGGCTCACTCGCGGCCTCGGCCGCCCTGGCCCTGCCCACCACCGTCGGGGTGGCGCCCGCGTTCGCCCGGTCCGGGCGCCCGGACGCGAAGTGGGGCGTGCAGACCGGTGACGTGACGCGTGACTCCGGGCTGGTGTGGGTGCGCTCCGACCGTCCGGCCCGGATGATCGTCGAGACGTCGGCGACCGAGTCGTTCCGGCACTCGCGCCGCCTGCCCGGCCCGCTGCTCGGACCCGGCACCGACTTCACCGGGACGGTCCGGCTGCGCGGACTGCCGGCCGGCGAACAGATCCACTACCGGGTGCGGCTCGCCGACCCCGACGACCCGCGCCGCTCCGGCGAACCGGTCACCGGTACGTTCAGGACGGCGTCCGCGCGGCGGCGCGACGGTGTGCGGTTCCTGTGGTCGGGCGACCTGGCGGGCCAGGGCTGGGGCATCGACCCCGGCTTCGGCGGCTACCGGATCTTCGAGGCGATGGCCCGGCTCGACCCCGACTTCTTCCTGTTCAGCGGCGACACCGTCTACGCCGACGGACCGATCCCGACGACCGCGGCGCTCCCGGACGGCAGAGTCTGGCGGAACATCACCACCGAGGAGAAGTCCAAGGTCGCCGAGACCCTGGCCGAGTTCCGCGGCAACTTCCGCTACAACCTGCTCGACGAGCACTTCCGCCGGTTCAACGCCCAGGTCCCGTCCATCGTGCAGTGGGACGACCACGAGGTGCGCAACAACTGGTACCCGGGCCAGCGGATCACGGACACGGACACCCGCTACACGGAGAAGAGCGTCGATGTACTGGCGGCACGGGCACGCCGCGCGTTCGGTGAGTACTTCCCGATGTCCACGCTGCGGCCGGGTGCCGGCGAGGGCCGGGTGTACCGGGTGCTGCGGCAGGGGCCGCTGCTGGACGTGTTCGTGCTGGACATGCGGACGTACCGCAACGCCAACTCCCCCGGCGACCAGACCGCGGACCCGCAGGGGATCCTCGGACGCGAGCAGCTGCAATGGCTCAAGCGGGAACTGGCGCGGTCGCGGGCGGTGTGGAAGGTGATCGCCGCGGACATGCCGCTCGGCCTGATCGTGTCCGACACCACCGAGGGCGCCCAGCACGTCGAGGCGGTGGCCCAGGGCGACCCGGGGGCTCCGCTGGGGCGCGAGCTGCAGATCGCGGAGCTGCTGCGGTTCATCAAGCACCGGCGGATCACCGGCACGGTGTGGCTGACGGCCGACGTGCACCACACCTCTGCCCAGCACTACCAGCCCGCACGAGCCGCGTTCGACGATTTCGAGCCGTTCTGGGAGTTCGTCTCCGGTCCGCTCAACGCGGGCGCCTTCCCGGCGAGCGCTCTCGACGGCACCTTCGGCCCGGAGCGGGTGTTCGTGAAGGCACCGACCGCGTCGAACGTCTCGCCCGCCGGTGGGTACCAGTTCTTCGGCGAGGTCGACATCGACGGCGGCAGCGGGGAGCTGACCGTACGGCTGCGGGAGCAGGACGGCACCGTGCTCCACACCAAGCGGCTGCGGCCGGGACTCGTCGGCCAGTGA
- a CDS encoding response regulator transcription factor — protein sequence MPVTVLLVDDEPLVRAGLRAVLEAQPDLEVVGEAADGAAVIPLVRRLRPDVVAMDVRMPLLDGIEATRALLRTVEEPPKILVVTTFENDEYVYEALRAGADGFLLKRARPAEIVHAVRLVAEGESLLFPASVRRLAAEYGDDGGNRAARDVLERARLTEREAEVLRLMARGLSNAEIAARLVVGTETVKTHVSAVLAKLGARDRTQAVIAAYESGFVAPG from the coding sequence ATGCCGGTCACCGTTCTGCTCGTCGACGACGAGCCCCTCGTGCGCGCGGGGTTACGCGCCGTTCTGGAAGCGCAGCCCGACCTCGAGGTGGTCGGGGAGGCGGCCGACGGGGCGGCGGTGATCCCGCTGGTGCGGCGGCTGCGGCCGGACGTGGTCGCCATGGACGTGCGCATGCCGCTGCTGGACGGGATCGAGGCCACGCGCGCGCTGCTGCGGACGGTCGAGGAGCCGCCGAAGATCCTCGTGGTGACGACGTTCGAGAACGACGAGTACGTGTACGAGGCGCTGCGCGCCGGGGCCGACGGGTTCCTGCTGAAGCGGGCGCGGCCGGCGGAGATCGTGCACGCGGTGCGGCTGGTCGCGGAGGGCGAGTCGCTGCTGTTCCCCGCCTCGGTGCGCCGGCTCGCGGCCGAGTACGGCGACGACGGCGGCAACCGCGCGGCGCGGGACGTGCTGGAGCGGGCACGGCTGACCGAGCGTGAGGCGGAGGTGCTGCGGCTGATGGCCCGAGGGCTGTCGAACGCGGAGATCGCCGCCCGGCTGGTGGTGGGCACGGAGACGGTGAAGACGCATGTGAGCGCCGTGCTGGCGAAGCTCGGGGCGCGCGACCGCACGCAGGCGGTGATCGCGGCGTACGAGTCGGGGTTCGTGGCGCCGGGATGA
- a CDS encoding GNAT family N-acetyltransferase: MSRDRSDMTYTRHGRPAQGHPGGEPTTRFTAAFHSWWARRHGHAPPAPDTDGAAESRSPESTLWRMRTTVRDEPGALAALCTALAEHRVDILSLQTHPLGEATVDEFLLRAPAGLTATGLTTAVTGAGGTDTWTERADAHDLVDAPTRVLELAARTALDGAEIPLALRQLLGRCTIRSLPAAPGGGQPAPEGVPVEGTLEDTVMRLRAPEGGVLTVERPHPPFTPTEFARARALVELDARLGPRVPHGQDVLTLPEGSDITVGRADTGDLEAARAMHERCSPETLRRRYHGPVGDADRYLHHLLGPRFGRTLAVRTASGRVVGLGHLLWDGDETEVALLVEDAWQRRGIGTELLARLVSMATEAGCAHVYAVTQASNTGMVAAMRGLGLPLDYQVEESTLVVTARLDPARARHAREGREHGSPAGHRSWSTAPPAP, translated from the coding sequence ATGAGCCGAGACAGGTCCGACATGACGTACACCCGGCACGGCCGTCCCGCGCAGGGACATCCGGGGGGAGAACCGACCACGCGCTTCACGGCGGCGTTCCACAGTTGGTGGGCACGCCGCCACGGTCACGCACCGCCCGCACCCGATACCGACGGGGCCGCGGAAAGCCGGTCCCCGGAGAGCACCCTGTGGCGGATGCGGACGACGGTACGGGACGAACCGGGCGCGCTGGCCGCACTGTGCACGGCGCTGGCCGAGCACCGGGTCGACATCCTGAGCCTGCAGACGCACCCGCTGGGCGAGGCCACGGTCGACGAGTTCCTGCTGCGCGCCCCGGCCGGCCTGACCGCCACCGGCCTCACCACGGCGGTGACGGGTGCCGGGGGCACGGACACCTGGACCGAGCGGGCCGACGCCCACGATCTGGTGGACGCCCCGACCCGGGTGCTGGAACTCGCCGCACGTACGGCCCTGGACGGCGCGGAAATTCCGCTGGCGCTAAGGCAGTTGCTGGGCCGGTGCACCATCCGTTCACTGCCCGCCGCCCCGGGCGGCGGGCAGCCGGCGCCGGAGGGCGTCCCGGTGGAGGGGACCCTGGAGGACACCGTGATGCGGCTGCGCGCCCCGGAGGGCGGCGTGCTCACCGTGGAGCGGCCGCATCCGCCCTTCACGCCCACCGAGTTCGCCCGGGCGCGGGCCCTGGTGGAACTGGACGCCCGGCTCGGCCCCCGGGTCCCGCACGGCCAGGACGTCCTCACCCTGCCCGAGGGCAGCGACATCACCGTGGGCCGGGCGGACACCGGCGACCTGGAGGCGGCGCGGGCGATGCACGAGCGGTGCTCGCCCGAGACCCTGCGCCGGCGGTACCACGGACCGGTCGGCGACGCGGACCGCTACCTGCATCACCTGCTCGGCCCCCGCTTCGGCCGCACGCTCGCCGTACGGACCGCCTCCGGCCGCGTCGTCGGCCTCGGCCATCTGCTGTGGGACGGCGACGAGACCGAGGTGGCACTGCTCGTCGAGGACGCCTGGCAGCGCCGGGGCATCGGCACCGAACTCCTGGCCCGGCTGGTGTCGATGGCCACCGAGGCGGGCTGCGCCCACGTCTACGCCGTGACGCAGGCGTCCAACACCGGGATGGTCGCCGCGATGCGCGGGCTGGGCCTGCCCCTCGACTACCAGGTCGAGGAGAGCACCCTCGTCGTCACCGCGCGTCTGGACCCGGCACGGGCCCGCCACGCGCGGGAGGGGCGGGAGCACGGCTCACCGGCCGGCCACCGGTCGTGGAGCACCGCGCCACCGGCCCCCTGA
- a CDS encoding ABC transporter permease subunit, protein MQFAPVLRSEWLKIRTLRSLPGALLALFAVSTAFSALSGISETPDDFDPLYVSLSGVLVGQIAAISFGTMAVSSEFQNGALRLSLAAVPRRGRWLAAKVVAIAVPALVAGLLTALAALLAARAGLGSLADGLTGGEQVRGVVGCGVYLTLMALFAAGLTVLLRSGVATLSVLIPFIVVVSFVIGDAAGPVVDFLPDRAGQLVLQQTHEGPLGPWSGLAVTALWTAAALLAGAWSLRRRDA, encoded by the coding sequence ATGCAGTTCGCACCCGTACTCCGGTCCGAGTGGCTGAAGATCCGCACGCTCCGCTCGCTCCCCGGGGCCCTCCTGGCGCTGTTCGCCGTGAGCACGGCGTTCTCCGCGCTCTCCGGCATCTCGGAGACGCCGGACGACTTCGACCCGCTGTACGTCTCCCTGTCCGGCGTCCTGGTGGGCCAGATCGCCGCGATCTCCTTCGGCACCATGGCCGTGTCGTCGGAGTTCCAGAACGGCGCCCTGCGGCTCTCGCTGGCGGCGGTTCCGCGGCGCGGCCGCTGGCTCGCCGCCAAGGTGGTGGCGATCGCCGTACCGGCGCTCGTCGCCGGGCTGCTGACCGCCCTCGCCGCGCTCCTCGCGGCACGCGCGGGACTGGGTTCCCTGGCGGACGGCCTGACCGGGGGCGAACAGGTGCGCGGGGTGGTGGGCTGCGGTGTCTACCTCACGCTGATGGCCCTGTTCGCCGCGGGCCTCACGGTCCTGCTGCGCAGCGGGGTGGCCACGCTGTCCGTGCTGATCCCGTTCATCGTCGTGGTGTCCTTCGTGATCGGCGACGCGGCCGGTCCCGTCGTCGACTTCCTGCCCGACCGGGCCGGGCAGTTGGTCCTCCAGCAGACCCACGAAGGACCGCTGGGCCCCTGGTCGGGGCTCGCGGTGACCGCGCTGTGGACCGCGGCCGCCCTGTTGGCGGGGGCGTGGAGCCTGCGGCGCCGGGACGCCTGA